TTATCTGAggcatgtttttattcttttcttttttttttttccattttttattaggtatttagctcatttacattgaTGTTTTTATTCTATAGGCTGTTTAAAGTCACTCCTGGTCAGAGTAGTAGTGAGTAACTGTCCAGTAGGAAGCCATTCACTCAGACACCTGTCAGCCACAGCCACCAGGCCACACAGTCAGTCCATCCTCCATTTGTGCTATTTATCGTCCAGAGCCGTAGGCCACAGACACGGATGGGATGGTCcaccccttctctttctgtcGCTGTGGTACTGATTAGGTTGTATACGGAAGCAGGAGGAAACCACTAGTTCCACACAGCATAACAACTCCGTGAAGATACACATGCCAACTAAGGCGGCGCTAAGTTTTATTAGTTCCGATTGTTCAATTCCAAGGGACTAGCATAAGCAGAGAAAATAAGACAGAAGCCAGCCACTGTCTACATATTCTTCATCCTGGCCATAAGATCTTCCAAGCTTTCGCCGGAGTCTTCCACTGTTACTTCAGAAGCCGAATCCTCCGTCTGTCAACAAAAGGGGGAAGTGCCATGAAACAGAACCACCCAAAACTGCCTGTCCTCGCAGCCGCCTTTACCCATGCGCAGCTTGCTGAGAAACCAGAGTTCTCtgataaatatatttgaaagtatGTAGGAGACATAAAGTTCTTTATATTACCCACCAAAATGTTGTTCAGGAGGCAGCAACTTCAATATTCTCGGCACTCCTACTGAGTGGATTTTTTAATACAAAATTACACTCGTCTATAGTGGACCATGAAGTTAAGGTATGCTGTGTAATGTTCATGTCAGGATAAGCTTATCTCAAGACACTTCTCGGTAATTAGAACGGTCAAAAATCATTTCTTCTAGCTTTCTGAACATAAAACAATGACTACCTACAGCCACCCTTCTGTGACAGACCAGAGCCTAGTGTTCCTCGCTAGCTGTAGCCTCCGCTGCTGGCCAACCTTTGCCTCCGCCTGCCCCTCATCCCTGGGAGCACTAGTCCACTCTCAACGTGTGTAACATCAAACCTTCAGAGTCCACACAAGGGAGATCACGTGGTGTTCGTCCATCTGTGCCAGTCTTATTTTACTTAATTACTTCCAGTTCCATCTATCCTGTCACAGATGACAGGTTGTCATCCTCTTATGCccagtagtattccactgtgtgtgtgtccacatgtgcatgtgtgcacgtgtatctTTTATTTATCAGTCAAAGGACATTTTGGCTCTATATACTTTAGATATATACCTTACACCCAGTGAGAGTACTGGATCACATATACAGTAATTTTTTGAGGAGCCTCCATTTAGTTTTCCACAGTGGATGTAGTAATTGACATTCCTGATAGCAATGCATTACCACAGTCTAGGCTCCCTAGCTACACATTCTTGCCAGCACTTGCCTTTTCACTTGGAGTGAGATGTACCTCACTGGCTTTCATCTGATGCCCTGATGACTGATGATGTTTAGCGACTTTTCAATACGTTTGCCTATCTGTATTGCTTCTTGTCGGGTGGCCCAAGCCCCTGCTCTGAAAGTCTTCACTTGACAAGTCTCCATCTTTGTAGGTTTACTCATGTACacacgtgttctctctctctctccctctccctccccctccctctccctctctgccctctcaccctccacccctcacccctgACCTCCATTTCCAGGATATTACATATCCGGGTTCATCTCAAACTTGCAAATCTGCtggctcagcctcctgggtgctaggaccACAGGCGCACACCATCGCCCTTTCCTGAAGTAAATTTAAGTGGGTTTGTGGCTAAAACtaccaatatgaaaaagtaataatTTAACCTACTATTGTTTGGATACATCAGAGAATTTTTACAAGTCTCCACTTTCTCAGTTTCAAATTTGCTGACACTGAATATCTAGTTCTTAATACCTCACTGCCTACATATAAATTCTAAACTAGGAAATGCCCCACTAGCCTTCCAACATAAGATAAAACTGAAAGAAGAGAAATacatattttctcttctctggcATTTACACACGGGCAAATCAGATTTCACAAATACCTTCTTTGGGACTGTGTATGCCACTGTAATGCCTTCAGGTAAGGTGGGAACAGGACCTGAAGAGTTCTTCAGTTCCTCTTCTGAAACCTCAGACACCAGCTCAATGCCTGTAGGATTAAATATGACTCTGAGTTCATTCTCAAGAAGACCACAAGAATTACTTATACTTTTGTATAATCATATATTCCTTcccagaaaacactgtaataactatttaaaagtgtgtgtgaccTTCTATTTCCTCCCAGAAAAGAGTGGGTTCACAGTGTGAGTGCGCAAGGCTCCTTACCCCACTCGTTGTCCTCATGaaccacctctgcctcctcctggggCTCAGCCTCCTGCGTGGGCAGTgctgctgccctcttctgtgtAAAGCAAGCAGAACCAACACGGGTTACTCCTCAGTTCTCTGCAGCACTCAGGAATTCACACAGGCATTTGATCTTCCCAAAAGCAAgaaagaatttttgtttttccagtatgCTAAATTAACTAAAACTATAAAAATCCAGAAGCCATTTATATTATATTCCCAATCTGTCTCTCTTGAAAGTCACTGTCCCAGGTGACAGGACCCCCTGATTTTCTGACTGTGTACCTTGTATTCTTCTTGTTGCTTTCTACAGTTTTTGTCATCACACTGAGGGTTTGGCTTCATGAACATGGTAGGGAAAAAATCCTGCATTGCATTGTATCCAAGGTAAAAACTGACAGTGCCAAATTTTAACAGaaacctgaaaaagaaaagagccaaattagccaggcatgatggtgcacacctttagtcccagcatttgggaggcagaggcaggtggatgtctgtgagttctaggccagccaggaatatacagtgagactccatctcaaaacacaaaagaaaagagaaaatcaaaGTAGGCTTAAATAGAGAAATTACTAGAAGTAGGTAAATTCTGGACTAGGTAATGAATTTTATAACAAACCTAGAAAACAGTGACTTGCTCTACCTTAGAGACCTTGGCCACAGTAGCTACTTGAATATTTGTTaagtgaagggaaggaaggcTCCCCCCTTCCGTCGCTGTACGACGAGCTGTTTCTGAACCTCTGATAAAGATGAACCACAGCAAGTACACGCTGCTGACCCTTGGAGGCGCGCACTGATCTTGGAGGTGTTTTAAGGCATGAGCactgggtggggctgggaggtggCTGAGTGGATCAAGCTCTTGCTGTGCAAGcaggagaacctgagtttggatccccagcacccacataaagagaCGGGCACAGCATCCTGAGCCTGTGATTCCAGATCTGAGAGAAGGGAATGGAGACCGCCAGTGTAGCCAAAACGCTGAGTGCCTACATCactaagagaccttgtctcaaaaagtaatgTAGAACACACCTTAGATGcaagacacagagaaatccagctGGAAGCGAGCTGGAAGCCTCTCCCCATTGGCTAGCGTTTATAGTGCCAGGAGGTGCTCTACAGGCTGCTGGGGAAGAAAAGGCATCAATGGGCTTATCCAGTTGTAAATCCTATAACCAATAATATCAGcctgccaggcaagatgtgcccacAGGTAGAGCAATGGCACGAATGTTGGCAGAGGTGTGAGGTCGGAACCAACCACCTCTGACTGGATGTGAGGCCTGCTCCACAAAGGGAATTCAAACCTGGTACTGTAAAGGAAATCGAAACCCATGGCTAAAGTGTTAGGTCTCAAGGGCAAATCACTACTGCCGTTTTGGTAACCTATCGTGGCACCAGACTGTATTCTGATTATCTAAGCTTATACCCATAGACAGCTGCTACCCCAGCCTTAGTGAGAAGCTTCTCTCTGCAGTGATCAGCACTGCATACAgacacatgggtgctggaggtGCTGAGGAACAGTGATGGCCGAGTGCTCAGGCCTACACAGGACATTTATACCGCTCCACGCTGCAGGAGAGGAGGTGGAGAGAACTCACGAGCCACAGACAGGCAGAAGGGCTTCACCAACTGTCTACCAGGCATGGAACCACCACTGCACTGACCAccccacagcagctgtggctgttTGCAATGGGCCTATCAGGTGTCAATCACGGATTAGGGCGGGACTTATGGGTTCCTACCCTTTCCTACTCAAGTACTGTCTACCAGTGGGTTCTGAGAGGAGGACAATCACTGTGGTCAGTTGTGTATCCATGAGTGCCCACCAGGCACCAATGGACATTCCAAACCCATGGCCATACAGATGCTCCTGACTAAATTTAGTGGGTCTTGAAACAATAACAAAGTCATAAATGTGGGAAGATTTGTCAGGAGTAATAGGGATGGGAAGGAGAGTACAGGAAGTGGAGAAGAGGTTACAGTAGTCAAAATGTACTTCATACATGCATCAAACTGTCCtttgacagaaacagagaaagttaCACACAACaatgccctctggcctccacatatggGTACACAGAAAAGCATACCTtagatatatgtgcacacatgcataaccCACCAGACAAAAATATGACATGTAATActagatttaattaaaaaaaaaacaatataaccactataattatataattttaaatatagtaaACTAGAACTATACTAAGTCACTGATGTAAACAGATTCAGGTGAAATCAAACATTTCCAACATGTAAGAGTCCATGGTGACCCTGTCCCTATCAAATGGCATTCTCTTTAAAAGCTTCTGTCTTGGTTATTCTTTTGAAACTTAATCCAAGTTGGATCACTGAAAATGCCTTCATCACATGGTCTGCAGGCAAATGGGCAGGTAGTCCTAGGACAGACCCAGGACAGACCCAAGAcagacccaggatagccaaaagcTATTCTGCAAAGGCAGACAATAAAAGGCAGTATCACCAAACAAGGTGGAGGGTGAAGACTGACAACTGAGGCTGTCTACTGACTTCCTCACATTTATCACAGGCATAAGCCTGGATACACACTCAGGCAagagtacatatatacataacatacacacacacacacataacgtGTACACATaagagcgcgcgcacacacacacatacacataatatgtacacacaaagatgaaaataacttcaagaaaaaaatttgaaaatacataTTCGAAGTATAtaacaagggggctggagagatggctcagcagttaagagcactgactgctcttccagaggacccagattcaattctcaacatccacatggcagctcacaactctttaactccagttccaggggatccaacactctcaaaccaacatacatacaggcaaaacactaaggcacattaaataaacaaatagatctTTAACTATTTAAcaaggagtaaaaaaaaaaaaaaaaaccagcagatGATAGTAATCATTCATAGAAAAAATGTAAGTGCCCAGCCTGTTTTTCTAAACAAGTAAGTGGaaactgaagtagccattcttCTGACTGGCAAAGCTCTAAGAGTTTGAAGATGCTAATGTTTCTTACAGCTTGTGTGAGCCAAGTACTTGGATGAACAGTATAATCTCCTTCCAACATAACCAGGTGATACTTGTTAAACTGCAGAAACCCACCACACTGTAGATAAATTGAGCATTCAAAGATATGTGTAGAATGGTGTCTGCAGCACAGGTAATAACAATAACAGACATTCGAAGCTGTATGTTAATAGAGGAACCCTGAGGGCAATGTGTTTGTAGCCCGGACTGTTTCGCCTTTTTGTACAATATCATAAAGTGTTCTAGTGCCTACTGATGCATAGACAGCACCTGTTCTTATACTACACAGTCCTAGACTGCTGCCTTCAGAGTTCTCGTACATGTTTCTTATGACCTCTGCTGGAGCCACGCTTCTGATGTCAGAATGTTTATTTACCACATTGCACTTTGTGATTATTCTGAGACTTAGGAGACATAACTCGGCTTCTAAGCCTGAAGTGGGACAAAGAAATTAGCCAGAGTTAGGGAATTCTGAAGAAGCCTGCTTTTAAAGAGTGAACTGGTTCATTAACTAACACAAACAATGGCTATACAAAacccatttttctcatttttagctGCAGTTAAAAAATTCattgagggggctggtgagatggctcagtgggtaagagcacccgactgctcttccaaaggtccggagttcaaatcccagcaaccacatggtggctcacaaccatctgtaacaagatctgatgccctcttctggagtgtctgaagacagctacagtgtacttacatataataaataaataaatctttaaaaaaaaaaaaaaaaaaaattcattgagGAATCTGGTCTTGGATAATAAAAGTGTTTGGCTCACATTTGAATAATGTTCAGTGAGAGCGTCAAGACAGTAGAGGCAAGTGAATCTAAGCCCTGGTCTCCACCTACTGTCTGTCTGTACAGCTTGAACTCAGTTGCTTAATGCATCTCTGACATGTGTCACCCATTTTAATCAGCAAAGGAGCACATGTGCTATATGACCATGCCATGGGGTTATGTGGTCTAGTGTCTCTGAAGTGCACTGTGTTTGCAGGATGCTGAAAATATCTAATGATGCATTCTCATAATAGAGCCTCTGGCCCAATGATGCAGGACTGGGTTATTTAACAAGAGCTATTCCAATTCAGGAATAACTGACATTTAAAcaagcatgtgtacacacaaacacacacacaatgctaatAAAAATCCACACATGTATGATATACTTAAAAGCAAATTTAAGTTTAAGAGAACTACTTAGTTGGCAATACCAATTCTTGGAGTACTTTATGGAAACATTCTTATCAAAGGTGTACAAAACATTTCAGAAAAACCAGCCCTCACTTACTTTAGTACATTTTGTACCAAGATCCCGGCCACCACCCCCATGGTGGTGGGGAGACTGGCTGCGCAGACGCCTTCTCGTTTCAGGGTTTTTTCATCAATATTTGAAGCAACTacaagtggtggcgcacactaCATGAAAGAGAATACAGCAATTTCAAacgagatggagagagagagaaacgaaaTGCTCCCGACAGTGTCCCAGTGCACCCCTTGGCTCCTTGGAATGGCAGACACCGATACGAGAGATCACTGAGAGCCAACAATGACCGTGAGCCAGGACAATGCCTACCGCGAAGCAAGCCGACTCTCCAGGGATCATCAGCTGGATGTGCCCGGAAACTGCATTTTCACTGACCCCAGATTCCATCCATGTCTGACCAAGTTCATTACAAGCCTGAACAGGAAAAGGCAAAACCACAGAACAGCACAAATTACTGCCAACCTCCTTTGTGGAATTTCAGGTGCTATCTAAACAGATCCTGAGGGTTTCTGGGTCAAAGAGAGCTACAACAGTTGAAACAGCAGGTGCCTACTCCTTACACTGGACCTGCTTCCTACATTTCTTCAGATCAATGTAAAAACTTATTTTTCCAAAACCTCTGCAACGTAAAAACTGTAAGTACTATTTAAAGGAGAttcaaaggaaaattattttatctttgggaaatgttttaaatttatgtatttaagaCTAGTAAGACAAAAAAGCTAAAACCAATggtgagccagcaagatggctcagcaggcaaaggcacttgccaccaaggctgatgacctgagtttaacccccaggagagaaccaactcctgcaaggtGCCACCATGGCGAAAGGGATACGGtggcatatacat
This portion of the Mus musculus strain C57BL/6J chromosome 9, GRCm38.p6 C57BL/6J genome encodes:
- the Uba5 gene encoding ubiquitin-like modifier-activating enzyme 5 isoform X1 — its product is MNRLFFQPYQAGLSKVHAAEHTLRNINPDVLFEVHNYNITTVEHFEHFMNRISNGGLEEGQPVDLVLSCVDNFEARMAINTACNELGQTWMESGVSENAVSGHIQLMIPGESACFACAPPLVVASNIDEKTLKREGVCAASLPTTMGVVAGILVQNVLKFLLKFGTVSFYLGYNAMQDFFPTMFMKPNPQCDDKNCRKQQEEYKKRAAALPTQEAEPQEEAEVVHEDNEWGIELVSEVSEEELKNSSGPVPTLPEGITVAYTVPKKTEDSASEVTVEDSGESLEDLMARMKNM
- the Uba5 gene encoding ubiquitin-like modifier-activating enzyme 5, translating into MADSVERLRQRVEELEQELARERTRRSGGDGHCGRTRIQEMSDEVLDSNPYSRLMALKRMGIVSDYKKIRTYAVAIVGVGGVGSVTAEMLTRCGIGKLLLFDYDKVELANMNRLFFQPYQAGLSKVHAAEHTLRNINPDVLFEVHNYNITTVEHFEHFMNRISNGGLEEGQPVDLVLSCVDNFEARMAINTACNELGQTWMESGVSENAVSGHIQLMIPGESACFACAPPLVVASNIDEKTLKREGVCAASLPTTMGVVAGILVQNVLKFLLKFGTVSFYLGYNAMQDFFPTMFMKPNPQCDDKNCRKQQEEYKKRAAALPTQEAEPQEEAEVVHEDNEWGIELVSEVSEEELKNSSGPVPTLPEGITVAYTVPKKTEDSASEVTVEDSGESLEDLMARMKNM